A stretch of DNA from Candidatus Thermoplasmatota archaeon:
GTGTTGATGTGCCTGAGGGAAGTGTTTTAACTTCTGCCGATGTTCAAATAACATGGAAAGATGATCATATCTATGGTTTAATCCTTAAAAGAGGATATGATACATTAACAGTCAAAATAAGCCTCGGCGGAAAAACTGAGCTATATAGTGATAAAGGAAGCGGAAATAAAACCTTTACATTTAATATAAATGATATTCCAACAGTTGATTCTGTTGAAGCAAATGATACTACTGCTGCAGAAGATATTATAAATGACATGTTCAGTGATAAAAACAGCGCCTCCTTTGATGTTACTGCTAGTGTTAAAACTGGGGAAAGAATCATCAGGTTACTAAAATTCCTGAAAGACAAGGGCAATGGTTTCAATTTGAAGGTCACTTATGAGTACTACACACCAATGATAGAAGAATCTGGTGAGGAACTTCCTCCAGAGGAACCACCAGCTAAAGAAACCTCTTATCTTGGTAGAATAACTTCTATCGGTAACTTTGGTCGTATCTAAAAAACATACTTTTTTTTCCTTCTTTCTCTTCATATTTTAAATCTTAGCAGTGCTGCTATCCCGCCAAGTCCTTCTAGTTTTTTACCAGCCTCATTCATACTATTTATTATGGTGAATTCACTGTTTGTTTTTTTTGCAAGCTTAAGCAGTTCTTCACCATTTGTTGTTCTAATAATAAAATCTGACACCAACAATCTCTCTACGGCACCACTATTCAAAGCCCCTGTTACCTCTTTTTCACCGTAGGTTGCCAGCCCATCTTTTTTGATTTCCTCAAAAAGTTTTTCAACTAGTTTCGTCTCAAAAACCACCCTGTTTTCTTTTGTTATTTTTTCTACAACCCCTGTTTTTATAGCTTCTTGTACACCATTCATGCCAGCAGTGCTAGTCCCATGTGAGTAACATTTTTCAAAAAGTGTTTTGTCTTTGTTTTTACCATATTCTATGAGATGTTCTTTTGTGAAACCTGGTCCTACTACAACCAATGGTGAATCCTTTTTCTTATAGTTTTTAATCAGAGATATTATCTCACCGTAATACTCATTTGTTTTATCCTCACTCTCGTACATCTTACCAGATCTTTTAGAGTCAATGTCAGCGATCCATTGTACACCACTCTGTCTGAGAACAGCTACAGTAGCAGAGTCATCATCAAGTGACACAAAAACCACTATGGGTTGGTAACTAAGTTTCACAGCCTCCTCTATGCGTTTAAGCTGATGATCCTTCCATTCCTCTTTAACTATCGTGATTGGTTCTATCTGCTCTGCCTCTATGTTAAACGTATGGTATGAACCAAGGTTCTGAGGTCCTTCCTCTATAACTCCTAGTACACGTAACCTGTCTGAGAACTCATGAAACTTTACCTCCTTAACCCTAATGCCTAGTTTCATACGTTTCTTCTCTGTTTTCTTAGAACGTATCTTATCATCCTTCTGCTCACTAGTCCTAAAAGTAACAGCCCTAACTAGATCACCCTCATCTATTATGTTGTAAAGATGCCAGATATCATCAAGGTTCTCTGGCACAAGCTTTATCTCACCATGTTTTAGATCCTTATGGACTAACCTCACTATATTTCCCCCTGATCAAACCTGAATCCAACTGTTTCAACAACATTTAAATCACCAGGTGGTAGAACCCTATCAACAACATCAGTTGAGACATCAAACACCCTTGCCAACCTATTAGCTACAACACTTTTTTTTATATCACCAGGACTCAATACCACGTATTTATCAGACAACTTTTTTACAGCATCAACAGGACCACCCATAACCTTCCTAATCCCATTTATCTTCACAACACCAACAGCCATAACAAGCTTACACCTACAATAGTTTCTTTTACCACGTATAACAAAAGCACCACGCGGCAGAAACTCCCCACTCTCAGGAGTCTTACTCACCTGCTCAGGGTTAACCCAATACGCCTGCGCCTCAGCAAACTGCTTCCAAGCCCTAGAATAAACAGAGGCAAACAAACAAGCCTCCTCAAGAGTCTTATCAGAAATCGGAACTAATTCATCGTTAACATTCCTGCTTTTAATCACACAACTAGGAGCACCATGGACATCAGCATGAGCATAACGATCCCCCTCCCTAAGATATTTTTTTACAACCTTATCATTACTAACAGCATCCCTACCCCCAACAACAACATTACCATCACTAGAGATAAACCACCTGAAATCCTCAAACCAAAACCTTTTACCAGACTCCCTAGTCCTCTTTTTCTCCTCATGAAACGACTGTTTTTCAACAAATTCTATCATCTCCTTTGTTTTCTCAATAGACTCAAGCGCACCAACCAACTTATCTTTCAACCTTTTACTCTCATCATATTTCCTATTAGCATTCTCAGCAACATTAACACGAAAATCAAGACTCACCTCATGACTCTTACCATCTTTATCCTTAAGTAAAACAACAAGCTCATTAGACAAAGGATCAAAATTTTTAACAAACTCATTCCTGTTAATACGTTCAACCCCTTCATCTTTATCCTTATGACTAAGTACCTCAGTAATCTCATTCAGCAAAGCATCGATTTGTTGAAAATTCAGGTAAATAAGGTCCCCCTCGAACTTCCTCTCATTCATCTTTTTTTCCAGCTCAACCACAGAACCCTGCTGTTGAACAAGCTGTCTTTGCAGCCTCTCGATTTTTTTATCTTTCACACTAACCTCATGTTTCTCCTCTTTTTCAAAATCAATAAAAACATCCAACGCTCTAGCGAAACTATCTATTTTTTCAAAACTATAATCAAAATAATCCTTAAACTCAAAAGGCAAAACATCAACTACCTCATCATCTTTTTTAACTAAAACCGGTTTGAACTCTTTGTTTCTAAACAGATCCAAAAACTTTTTTAAAACCGCAAAAATCCTCTTAACATCTTTTTCATCTAAATCCTTGATTTTTATGTTTTTATCAACATCTGCTCTCCTGCATACCTCTTCAGCATAACGCCCACTGAGATTAACATTAACCGCCAATGTTCTAACAAGATCCACCTTACTTTTACTCAATATCTCTGTAAACTCCTCAAAAGTAAGATCAAATGGATTAACCTGCTCTGGCGGAGGCATATATTTCTCATGCGTTTTTATAGTCCTAATAGACCAACGCTGAGAGGTTAATGGAGCAACAATTTTTCCATCAGGATCAACTAGTATTATGTTACCATCTGAAAAAAACTCTAAAACCAAAAGATAGTTTCCCTCTTTTTTACTGGTACCTAACTTGATGATCCTATCAAATCCATGTTGTGTTATCTCAGAGATTCTACCATTGAGCAAATGTTTACGTAAAACCATAGAAAAATTAGTTGGCTTCACAGGTGCATCTATTTGCTTCTGAGTGAGACATATAAGCTCCCCGTTTCTGATAAACAAATTCTCTTTCTGCTTAGTCTTACTATTGCTAACTCTAATAATTAACTCGTAATGAGTAGGTTGATAGATTTTATCTATGTAACATCCAACCAGTTCCTGCAGTTCATTGATTATTACATAGATATCAAATGATGATAACTTTCGTTTCATTACTCAGATATGTATGCTGTATCATTAAAAAAGACTGTCGTATAAAACAAAAAAAAAAATAGGAGAGGAGGATGGGATTGGAAGGAGTCGGATGAATCTAAACCATTAAATGTGGCAGAAATGCCAGCATACCCCCGAAAGGGGCTGGCATGTCCCCCGCAACATCTGTCTTATCTGATAGTAGTATTGTTGTTTCTTGTTTATATACTTAAAATAGGGGTCATTGAAACTATTCAGGAACTTTGCCTTTAAAACTTTAATACTTTTGTTGACCCATGGAAAAAGGTTATATTTGATTATTTTAATCAAAAATTTAGTTATGCAGAGAACTGGTGTTGCTAATCTTCCTCTTCATCCTGGTAAAGCACCACGATGGTTGTTCAAGAGAATGGTTGCTTTATCTAGAGAAATCACTGAAGTTATAGTCTATGAATATGGAAGAGACGAGTTTTTAAGGAGAATATCTGATCCTTTTTGGTTTCAAGCTCTGTCATGTGTTCTCGGCTATGATTGGCACAGTTCGGGATGTACTACTGTGACCTGTGGTGCATTAAAAGAGGCGATTGATCCGCAGGAATTTGGTTTAGCGATTACTGGTGGGAAAGGTAAAATATCGAGAAAAACACCAGAAGAAATCGAAAAAATTGGAGAACTTTATAATCTTTCAACTACTTCGATCAAAGAGCTGCAGTATTCTAGTCGTATGACTGCGAAAGTTGATAACACAGCTATACAAGATGGATATGATCTCTATCACCATGTCCTCATCTTTTCTGAAAAAGGCAAATGGGCGGTAATCCAACAGGGGATGTGCGATGAAACATCGTATGCACGGCGGTATCACTGGTTCTCAGAAAATATGGATAGTTTCGTTTGTGAACCACATAAAGCAATCGTTGGGAACAACCGTCAAGAAAGAGTACTTGATATGACAGCAAAACAAAGCGTCTCCGCTCAAAAAATATCTGTTGATTTAGTCAATGATAACCCTCAACATCTTAAATGTGATTGGACGGAACTAACCAGATCAGAAAATCAACGAACACTGGATAATTGGCTGTATCCCCAACAAAATAAACAACAACCTAAGTATCTTGATATGCCACAATCTATCGACTGGCAAAAAATGAGAGAAATATACGACTTCCAGCCAAAAAACTATGAAGAATTATTGGCTATAAAAGGTGTTGGTCCA
This window harbors:
- a CDS encoding mRNA surveillance protein pelota, whose product is MRLVHKDLKHGEIKLVPENLDDIWHLYNIIDEGDLVRAVTFRTSEQKDDKIRSKKTEKKRMKLGIRVKEVKFHEFSDRLRVLGVIEEGPQNLGSYHTFNIEAEQIEPITIVKEEWKDHQLKRIEEAVKLSYQPIVVFVSLDDDSATVAVLRQSGVQWIADIDSKRSGKMYESEDKTNEYYGEIISLIKNYKKKDSPLVVVGPGFTKEHLIEYGKNKDKTLFEKCYSHGTSTAGMNGVQEAIKTGVVEKITKENRVVFETKLVEKLFEEIKKDGLATYGEKEVTGALNSGAVERLLVSDFIIRTTNGEELLKLAKKTNSEFTIINSMNEAGKKLEGLGGIAALLRFKI
- the rqcH gene encoding ribosome rescue protein RqcH, whose protein sequence is MKRKLSSFDIYVIINELQELVGCYIDKIYQPTHYELIIRVSNSKTKQKENLFIRNGELICLTQKQIDAPVKPTNFSMVLRKHLLNGRISEITQHGFDRIIKLGTSKKEGNYLLVLEFFSDGNIILVDPDGKIVAPLTSQRWSIRTIKTHEKYMPPPEQVNPFDLTFEEFTEILSKSKVDLVRTLAVNVNLSGRYAEEVCRRADVDKNIKIKDLDEKDVKRIFAVLKKFLDLFRNKEFKPVLVKKDDEVVDVLPFEFKDYFDYSFEKIDSFARALDVFIDFEKEEKHEVSVKDKKIERLQRQLVQQQGSVVELEKKMNERKFEGDLIYLNFQQIDALLNEITEVLSHKDKDEGVERINRNEFVKNFDPLSNELVVLLKDKDGKSHEVSLDFRVNVAENANRKYDESKRLKDKLVGALESIEKTKEMIEFVEKQSFHEEKKRTRESGKRFWFEDFRWFISSDGNVVVGGRDAVSNDKVVKKYLREGDRYAHADVHGAPSCVIKSRNVNDELVPISDKTLEEACLFASVYSRAWKQFAEAQAYWVNPEQVSKTPESGEFLPRGAFVIRGKRNYCRCKLVMAVGVVKINGIRKVMGGPVDAVKKLSDKYVVLSPGDIKKSVVANRLARVFDVSTDVVDRVLPPGDLNVVETVGFRFDQGEI
- a CDS encoding DUF763 domain-containing protein, yielding MQRTGVANLPLHPGKAPRWLFKRMVALSREITEVIVYEYGRDEFLRRISDPFWFQALSCVLGYDWHSSGCTTVTCGALKEAIDPQEFGLAITGGKGKISRKTPEEIEKIGELYNLSTTSIKELQYSSRMTAKVDNTAIQDGYDLYHHVLIFSEKGKWAVIQQGMCDETSYARRYHWFSENMDSFVCEPHKAIVGNNRQERVLDMTAKQSVSAQKISVDLVNDNPQHLKCDWTELTRSENQRTLDNWLYPQQNKQQPKYLDMPQSIDWQKMREIYDFQPKNYEELLAIKGVGPKTIRALALISDLIYGEKPSWEDPIRYTFAHGGKDGVPHPVDLSTYSHSIEMLEDAIKKAKLGEHEQLYALKRLRNATLPTPINPSLHGLVQLR